From Brassica oleracea var. oleracea cultivar TO1000 chromosome C3, BOL, whole genome shotgun sequence, a single genomic window includes:
- the LOC106328395 gene encoding two-component response regulator ARR8-like gives MGVVTESQFHVLAVDDSFFDRKMIERLLQKSSCQVTTVDSGSKALEFLGLRESNQNDDPNATSTSPEVEINLIITDYCMPGITGYDLLKRVKESAAFRRIPVVIMSSENIPARISRCLEEGAEEFFLKPVKLADLTKLKSHMMKTKLKKESEKPAEEVKPEIEEEEESPVIEILTLHQELESEQQEPMLTNNKRKAMEEVISTGRSRPKYNDITTSV, from the exons ATGGGTGTGGTAACAGAGTCACAGTTCCATGTTTTGGCGGTTGATGATAGTTTCTTTGATCGGAAAATGATAGAGAGATTGCTGCAAAAGTCTTCCTGTCAAG TAACTACAGTTGATTCAGGCTCTAAAGCTCTCGAGTTTCTTGGTTTGAGAGAAAGCAATCAGAATGACGACCCAAATGCTACCTCTACATCACCT GAAGTTGAAATAAATCTTATAATTACAGATTACTGTATGCCTGGCATCACTGGTTATGATTTGCTCAAGAGAGTTAAG GAATCAGCTGCATTTAGAAGGATTCCCGTTGTAATAATGTCATCTGAGAACATTCCTGCTAGAATCTCCAG ATGTCTGGAAGAAGGAGCTGAGGAGTTTTTCTTGAAACCAGTAAAGTTAGCTGATCTCACCAAGTTGAAATCTCATATGATGAAAACCAAGTTGAAGAAAGAAAGTGAAAAACCAGCAGAAGAAGTGAAACCGGAGATAGAAGAAGAAGAAGAATCGCCAGTGATTGAAATCTTGACTCTCCATCAAGAACTTGAATCCGAACAACAAGAACCAATGTTGACTAATAATAAGAGGAAAGCAATGGAAGAAGTGATATCTACTGGTCGATCACGTCCTAAATACAATGATATCACAACATCAGTCTGA
- the LOC106328394 gene encoding uncharacterized protein At5g39865-like, with amino-acid sequence MGSSASKTTSSSSCCSASTSPPVTKLNSKVPSPLSPARVPKAFSFPMPSVHHPPAKEGDTHHLVSLKSTTYGSLHITDLDGASNRQTLPHISLSGNNNNKKIPEPEESRDSLSPDSVINTWELMNDLDDDYLDNGNDSVLSFSALTADHDVGVNGSAMKPDDSYEFVRIEEYDEDWIPLPSKTKQPLWKHLAEESFLSDLDPNIISSYKRALSSKQLGKDTRQTSLLESARLSSRSLEEQEKPRLSETEKDENKIVLYFTSLRGIRKTYEDCCYVRMVLRGYQVAVEERDISMESKYRRELQIALGEEKPVCLPQVFVRGVHIGGMEEIKKLNDGGELGEMLKGLPVCESLGACECCGDARFVPCTSCGGSTKVFEEQEDAFKRCNGCNENGLVRCKKCCL; translated from the exons ATGGGTTCCTCTGCTTCTAAAACCACTTCTTCTTCTTCGTGTTGCTCGGCGTCAACTTCACCTCCGGTGACGAAACTCAACTCCAAGGTCCCATCGCCGTTGTCGCCTGCCAGGGTTCCTAAAGCTTTCTCATTTCCGATGCCGTCGGTTCATCATCCACCGGCTAAAGAAGGCGACACGCACCACCTCGTCTCTCTCAAGTCCACCACTTACGGTTCTCTTCACATCACCGATCTCGACGGAGCCTCCAACAGACAAACATTGCCTCATATCTCCCTGTCCGGGAATAACAATAACAAGAAGATACCTGAACCAGAGGAGTCACGCGACTCGTTATCTCCTGACTCAGTGATTAACACATGGGAGCTCATGAACGACCTTGACGACGACTATTTGGATAACGGTAACG ATTCGGTTCTATCTTTCTCTGCACTCACCGCGGATCATGACGTTGGTGTTAATGGGTCTGCCATGAAACCGGACGACTCTTACGAGTTCGTGAGAATCGAAGAATATGACGAAGATTGGATACCACTGCCTTCTAAAACTAAGCAGCCTCTGTGGAAGCATTTGGCTGAAGAATCGTTTCTCTCTGATTTGGATCCTAACATCATCTCATCTTACAAGAGAGCATTGTCTTCAAAACAACTAGGTAAAGACACGAGACAAACCAGTTTACTAGAATCTGCACGTTTGAGTTCTAGGTCTTTGGAAGAGCAAGAGAAACCAAGACTGTCTGAAACAGAGAAGGATGAGAACAAGATAGTATTATACTTCACTAGCCTCAGAGGAATTCGAAAGACTTATGAGGATTGCTGTTACGTAAGGATGGTATTGAGAGGGTATCAGGTTGCGGTAGAGGAACGTGACATCTCAATGGAGTCCAAATATAGGAGAGAGCTTCAGATTGCACTAGGAGAAGAGAAACCGGTTTGTTTGCCTCAGGTGTTCGTAAGAGGAGTCCACATTGGTGGAATGGAGGAGATCAAGAAACTCAACGATGGAGGTGAACTGGGAGAGATGTTAAAAGGGCTTCCTGTTTGTGAATCACTGGGAGCTTGTGAATGCTGTGGAGATGCAAGGTTTGTGCCGTGTACTAGTTGTGGCGGTAGCACCAAAGTGTTTGAGGAACAAGAAGATGCGTTTAAGAGATGCAACGGATGCAATGAGAATGGATTGGTACGTTGTAAGAAATGTTGTCTCTAG
- the LOC106328396 gene encoding uncharacterized protein LOC106328396, whose translation MGSNLCCSRHPDTYESTTGNNGDRSLPTGDDKFLSDASTFSVKEQESQLKAARLEEQRLGREAEKVNSWVKHESASNHAYRYRYPNSRRQGRS comes from the exons ATGGGCTCAAACTTGTGCTGCTCTCGCCATCCAGATACCTATGAAAGTACCACGGGCAACAACGGTGACCGTAGCTTGCCAACAGGCGATGACAAATTTCTATCGGACGCAAGCACGTTCTCCGTGAAGGAGCAAGAGAGTCAGCTTAAGGCAGCGAGATTGGAGGAGCAAAGACTTGGCCGTGAAGCAGAGAAAGTCAACTCATGGGTCAAACATGAATCAGCCAG TAATCATGCTTACCGTTACCGTTATCCAAATAGTCGTCGTCAAGGTCGTTCATGA
- the LOC106329074 gene encoding uncharacterized protein LOC106329074: protein MSDMTGDTASLSEAKGGSDAARISEVKAWLTSQFESAGKQVPSFDYTHRSIAHLHNLATASQAKSQAATIVANDFRQKASEYRGQAARVREILESAGMAQESLPSNVVSLAQVLANVANLLNIRDTELSSFLVAMGDISLRKTGVEEKRAKAQKDSNVLLDYTRKAIQRLTYLKKILAQLEDDVVPCESQMENWKTNLEVMAAKEEQYIQQYKKYEMLLNRVGYSPKISHRELVEMAEHRKELEKMTKPVVDTLRSYQDLPPDKALAALAIEDKKRQFAAAEKYLEEVLQSALETSDE, encoded by the exons ATGAGTGACATGACCGGTGATACGGCGTCGTTGAGCGAAGCCAAGGGAGGATCCGACGCCGCTCGGATCTCGGAGGTGAAAGCTTGGCTCACCTCACAGTTCGAATCCGCCGGGAAACAAGTCCCCAGTTTCGACTACACTCATCGAAGCATCGCACATCTCCACAACCTCGCCACCGCTTCTCAAGCCAAGTCTCAGGCCGCCACCATCGTCGCCAACGATTTCCGGCAAAAGGCTTCCGAGTACCGTGGTCAAG CGGCTCGGGTTAGAGAGATACTGGAGAGTGCGGGAATGGCGCAGGAGAGCTTACCTTCCAACGTGGTCTCTTTAGCTCAAGTTCTTGCAAATGTGGCGAATTTGCTCAACATTAGAGACACTGAACTCAGCAG TTTCCTTGTTGCAATGGGAGATATCTCTCTGAGGAAGACTGGAGTGGAGGAGAAGAGAGCTAAAGCACAGAAGGATTCTAATGTGCTTCTTGATTATACGAGGAAAGCGATTCAGAGGCTGACGTATTTGAAGAA AATCCTTGCGCAGTTAGAAGACGATGTAGTCCCTTGTGAATCTCAGATGGAGAATTGGAAAACGAATTTGGAAGTAATGGCAGCCAAGGAGGAACAATACATACAGCAGTACAAGAAGTATGAG ATGTTGCTCAACCGTGTTGGCTACAGTCCTAAGATCAGCCACAGAGAGCTTGTGGAAATGGCAGAGCACAGGAAGGAACTGGAGAAGATGACCAAACCCGTCGTTGATACTCTAAGAAGCTACCAGGACTTGCCTCCG GACAAAGCTCTGGCTGCTCTAGCAATAGAAGACAAGAAGAGACAGTTTGCAGCCGCGGAAAAGTATCTGGAAGAAGTATTACAATCTGCTCTTGAGACAAGCGATGAGTGA
- the LOC106329930 gene encoding uncharacterized protein LOC106329930: protein MDPSEFLFDVEAYKRQSEIEERYIINRFRERRNKIEEDYAARSKRKYFKRDHAAANQRLIDDYFANQPTYDDAMFRRRFRMRKHIFLRIVGDLSSSNNYFTQRSDATKKEGISPLAKCTMAMRMLAYGVAADAVDEYIKIGGTTALECLRRFCKGIIRLYEQEYLRAPTQDDLQRILRVSEMQGFSGIIGSIDCMHWEWKNCPTAWEGQFSRGDKGTTTVILEAVASHDLWIWHVFFGCPGTLNDINVLDRSPVFDDVEQGNTPKVNFFVNQRPYNMAYYLADGIYPSYPTFVKSIRLPQSEPGKLFAQRQEACRKDIELAFGVLQARFKIISEPARLWDIADLAIIMRSCIILQIILHNIIVEDERETYAQHWTDYDQSEASGSSTQQTFSTEVLPVFANHVRSRSELRDSNVHHKLQADLVEHIWTQFGMFRGE from the coding sequence ATGGATCCATCAGAATTTCTTTTTGATGTTGAAGCTTACAAGAGGCAGTCTGAAATTGAAGAGAGGTATATCATCAACCGGTTTAGGGAGCGTCGAAACAAGATAGAGGAAGACTATGCAGCTCGTAGCAAGAGAAAATACTTCAAAAGAGATCATGCAGCAGCAAATCAAAGACTAATTGACGACTACTTTGCCAATCAACCTACATATGACGATGCAATGTTTCGTCGGCGATTCCGGATGCGAAAACATATTTTCCTTCGGATCGTTGGAGACCTATCAAGCAGCAACAACTACTTTACCCAACGATCTGACGCAACCAAGAAAGAAGGTATATCTCCATTAGCAAAATGTACTATGGCCATGCGAATGTTAGCTTATGGTGTGGCAGCTGACGCGGTGGATGAATACATCAAAATTGGAGGTACTACTGCTTTAGAGTGCTTGCGAAGATTTTGTAAAGGAATCATACGGCTGTATGAACAAGAGTATCTCAGAGCCCCAACTCAAGATGACCTCCAGAGAATTTTACGTGTTAGTGAGATGCAAGGGTTTTCGGGGATAATTGGGAGTATTGATTGCATGCACTGGGAATGGAAAAATTGTCCTACAGCGTGGGAAGGTCAATTTAGTCGGGGAGATAAAGGAACCACAACTGTTATTCTTGAAGCAGTTGCATCTCATGATCTATGGATCTGGCATGTTTTTTTTGGATGTCCGGGCACGTTGAACGATATAAACGTTCTAGACCGTTCACCGGTGTTCGATGATGTTGAACAAGGAAATACTCCAAAAGTGAATTTCTTTGTGAACCAACGTCCATATAATATGGCTTACTATCTAGCTGATGGTATCTATCCTTCTTATCCTACTTTTGTCAAATCAATTAGGTTACCTCAAAGTGAACCAGGCAAGTTATTTGCACAACGTCAGGAGGCGTGTCGGAAGGACATCGAACTTGCATTTGGAGTGTTGCAGGCTCGATTTAAAATCATTAGTGAACCAGCTCGCCTGTGGGACATAGCCGATTTAGCTATCATCATGAGGTCGTGTATCATATTGCAAATCATATTGCATAATATAATTGTTGAGGATGAACGAGAGACATATGCTCAACATTGGACTGATTATGATCAATCTGAGGCAAGTGGGTCGAGTACACAACAAACATTCTCGACCGAAGTGCTACCCGTATTTGCAAATCATGTGCGTTCTAGATCCGAGTTGCGTGATTCAAATGTACATCACAAATTGCAAGCAGATCTAGTTGAACACATATGGACCCAATTCGGAATGTTCCGTGGTGAATGA
- the LOC106335819 gene encoding cysteine-rich and transmembrane domain-containing protein A-like isoform X2 — protein sequence MGLHRESSPFGRLSSYTFHRRSEITMSEYNQPPVGVPPPQGYPPEGYPMESYQPQGYPQQGYPPPQGYPQQGYPPPHAPQYPQQQQQQNSPGCLEACFAALCCCCLLDFCFF from the exons GGTTTGCACCGTGAGTCATCTCCTTTTGGTCGTCTCTCGAGCTACACGTTCCATAGGAGATCAGAAATAACAATGAGTGAGTACAATCAACCTCCCGTTGGTGTTCCTCCTCCTCAAG GTTATCCGCCTGAGGGATATCCAATGGAGTCTTATCAGCCGCAAGGCTACCCACAGCAGGGTTATCCACCACCGCAGGGTTATCCTCAGCAAGGATATCCTCCTCCGCATGCACCGCAATATCCACAGCAGCAGCAACAGCAGAACAGCCCTGGGTGTCTAGAAGCATG TTTTGCTGCTCTCTGCTGTTGTTGTCTCTTGGATTTTTGCTTCTTCTGA
- the LOC106335819 gene encoding cysteine-rich and transmembrane domain-containing protein A-like isoform X4 has protein sequence MSEYNQPPVGVPPPQGYPPEGYPMESYQPQGYPQQGYPPPQGYPQQGYPPPHAPQYPQQQQQQNSPGCLEACFAALCCCCLLDFCFF, from the exons ATGAGTGAGTACAATCAACCTCCCGTTGGTGTTCCTCCTCCTCAAG GTTATCCGCCTGAGGGATATCCAATGGAGTCTTATCAGCCGCAAGGCTACCCACAGCAGGGTTATCCACCACCGCAGGGTTATCCTCAGCAAGGATATCCTCCTCCGCATGCACCGCAATATCCACAGCAGCAGCAACAGCAGAACAGCCCTGGGTGTCTAGAAGCATG TTTTGCTGCTCTCTGCTGTTGTTGTCTCTTGGATTTTTGCTTCTTCTGA